The Balaenoptera acutorostrata chromosome 10, mBalAcu1.1, whole genome shotgun sequence genome has a window encoding:
- the SOX4 gene encoding transcription factor SOX-4, which yields MVQQTNNAENTEALLAGESSDSGAGLELGIASSPTPGSTASTGGKADDPSWCKTPSGHIKRPMNAFMVWSQIERRKIMEQSPDMHNAEISKRLGKRWKLLKDSDKIPFIREAERLRLKHMADYPDYKYRPRKKVKSGNANSGSSAASSSKLGEKGDKVGGSGGGGHGGGGGGGSGNAGGGGGGASGGGANSKPAQKKSCGSKVAGGAGGGVGKPHAKLILAGGGGGKAAATTASSFAAEQAGAAALLPLGAAAAAAADHHSLYKTRTPGASASAAASASAGLAAPGKHLTEKKVKRVYLFGGLGASSSPVGGVGAGADPSDPLGLYEEGGAGCSPDGPSLSGRSSAASSPAAGRSPADHRSYASLRAASPAPSSAPSHASSSASSHHSSSSSSSSSGSSSSDDEFEDDLLDLNPSSNFESMSLGSFSSSSALDRDLDFNFEPGSGSHFEFPDYCTPEVSEMISGDWLESSISNLVFTY from the coding sequence ATGGTGCAGCAAACCAACAACGCCGAGAACACGGAAGCGCTGCTGGCCGGCGAGAGCTCGGACTCGGGCGCCGGCCTCGAGCTGGGCATCGCCTCCTCCCCCACTCCCGGCTCCACCGCTTCCACGGGCGGCAAGGCCGACGACCCGAGCTGGTGCAAGACGCCGAGCGGGCACATCAAGAGGCCCATGAACGCCTTCATGGTGTGGTCGCAGATCGAGCGGCGCAAGATCATGGAGCAGTCGCCCGACATGCACAACGCCGAGATCTCCAAGCGGCTGGGCAAACGCTGGAAACTGCTCAAAGACAGCGACAAGATCCCTTTCATTCGAGAGGCGGAGCGGCTGCGTCTCAAGCACATGGCTGACTACCCCGACTACAAGTACCGGCCCAGGAAGAAGGTGAAGTCCGGCAACGCTAACTCCGGCTCCTCGGCCGCCTCCTCCTCCAAGCTGGGGGAGAAGGGCGACAAGGTCGGTGGCAGCGGCGGGGGCGGCCAcgggggcggcggcggtggcgggaGCGGCAACGCGgggggaggaggcggcggcgcgAGCGGCGGCGGCGCCAACTCCAAACCCGCGCAGAAAAAGAGCTGCGGCTCCAAAGTggcgggcggcgcgggcggcggggTCGGCAAGCCCCACGCCAAGCTCATCCtggcgggcgggggcggcgggaaAGCGGCGGCTACCACCGCCTCCTCTTTCGCGGCCGAGCAGGCGGGGGCCGCCGCCCTGCTGCCCctgggcgccgccgccgccgcggccgccgaCCACCACTCGCTGTACAAGACGCGGACTCCCGGCGCCTCGGCCTCGGCGGCGGCCTCGGCCTCCGCCGGCCTCGCGGCCCCGGGTAAACACCTGACCGAGAAGAAGGTGAAGCGCGTCTACCTGTTCGGCGGCCTGGGCGCGTCGTCCTCGCCCGTCGGCGGCGTGGGCGCGGGCGCCGACCCCAGCGACCCCCTCGGCCTGTACGAGGAGGGGGGCGCCGGCTGCTCGCCCGACGGGCCGAGCCTGAGCGGCCGCAGCAGCGCCGCTTCGTCGCCGGCCGCCGGCCGCTCGCCCGCCGACCACCGTAGCTACGCCAGCCTGCGCGCCGCCTCGCCCGCCCCGTCCAGCGCGCCCTCGCACGCGTCCTCGTCGGCCTCGTCCCATcactcctcctcctcgtcctcctcctcctccggctCGTCGTCCTCGGACGATGAGTTCGAAGACGATCTGCTCGACCTGAACCCCAGCTCAAACTTTGAGAGCATGTCCCTGGGCAGCTTCAGCTCGTCGTCGGCGCTGGACCGGGACCTGGATTTTAACTTCGAGCCTGGCTCCGGCTCGCACTTCGAGTTCCCGGACTACTGTACGCCCGAGGTGAGCGAGATGATCTCGGGAGACTGGCTGGAGTCCAGTATCTCCAACCTGGTCTTCACCTATTGA